The genomic segment CGCGGCGGCGGCGCAGCCACCCGAACACCGCCGCCCCGGCTGCCACCTCGGCAACCTCGTCGGGCAGCCACCCACCATCGGGCAGCCCCACCCCCACCCCGGCCCGCGCCGCCGGCGCTGCCGCGGCCGTGGTGTGTCCGTCGGTAAAGGGCTGGCCCGTGGTGGCCTCGGCCGGCTGCGGATCCGGTGGCGACACGGCGGCCGTAGCGCCCGCGCCGACGCCGAACACCGCCACCCCGACCAGGCCACCCGCGGTGGCCTGCGCCGGAGCGGGCACCGGAAGCCGCCGTATCCGGCGGACCACGCCGCGCAGCCGCCACAGCACGGCCCGGACCACGGCCAGGGCGAACAGCAGCCAGATCACCCAGGCCAGGACAGTCAGCCCTCCGGTCACGCTCTGCTCGGTCAGCGGCTGCGCCACCCACCGCCGCACCTCATCGCCGGTCGGCGCCTGCCGCAGCAGCGGCCACCCCACCACCCGTACCAGCACCCACGGCGGGCCGACCAGCAGGCCGACCGTCAGCGCAGCCGACGCCAACCGCCGCGGCCACCGCATCACCGCCCACCCCAACCCCAGCCCGACCGGCGGACAAGCCACCAGGCAGCACGACCTGTCCACGTGACGCGGGCGGGGGGATGGTTATCGGGCACCGGTGGGCTCCCGAAGCGGGCTGACCGCCAGCTGCCACAACCGCTGCCCCCACCACGCCGCCACCGCCACCGCGTAGACCAGCCCGAGCGGCCCGGTGGCCTGCCAGCTGACCACCGCCGCGCCGAACACCGCCAACGGCACCCCCGCCACCAGCCGGTGCAACGGCCGCCGCACCACCGCCGCCGCCACCCCGACCCCGATCAGCAGCCCGCCGACCCGCCCGGACGCATCGATCCACACCAGCAGACCCGGCCACCGCGACGCCGTCATCGCATACTGCAACAGCATCATCCCCGCACCCGCCGCCAGCACCGACGACATCGGGAACGCCAGGAACGCATCCCAGCCCGCCGCCGGCACCCGACGCCACCACACCGCCACCACCGCCGTCGCCACCGCCACCACCGCCACGGCCGCCGAGGGCAGTAACGCCCACCCCAGGAACCGCCCGATCGGCCACCCGAAGAACAGACTCGCCGTCACCGCGTACAAGCCCGCCACCCCGAGCCCGATCGCGCAAGCAGCGACGATCCCCGACCCCACCCGAGCACCCGGCGCAACCGCCCGGCCAGGCGTGTCGGCAGCAGTCAGGGCCGCACCCAGGAACGCGCCCGCCGACAGGCACGCCACCAGCGCGAACACCGCCGCCATCGCCAACTCGCCCCAGTTCACCAGCAGATACGCCCCCGAACCCCGGTAACCAGCTGAGCTGGCCAGCCCCTGCCCGTGGAGCAGGAACTGCGTCACCAGGACGATCGACATCAGACCCGGCACCACCCACAACGCGGCCCGCCGCACCGCAGCCGGCGCCGGCGCCGGCTCCGGTGACGCCTGTCCCCCGGCGGGGCCGTAGGCGCCGGCCGCTCCCGTGGCCGCCACGATCCCCGACTGCGGCAACACCACCGGGGACACCCCCGTCGCGGCAGCCACCGCCTGAACAACCCCCGGCATCACCGCCGCCCCACCCACGCAATACACCCCGGCCAGCCCGTCCCCCGGCACCTCCGCCGCACCCAGAACCCGGCCGGTCAACTCCTCCACCCGCGCCAGCACCGCCCCCGAAACCCGCCGCACCACCTCACCGGTCACCGCGACCGGCGGCCCATCCCCCACCGGCACCACCACCGCCGGCTGCCGCGTCAACGCCTCCTTCGCCGCCCGCACCCCCGCCAACAGCGACCACCGACCCCGCCCATCCACCTGCCGGCCCCGGGTCAGGTCCCGGATGAGCGCCTCGTCCACCGCGTCCCCGCCGCCGTCGGGATCAGACAACGTCGCCAACACCTCGAACCCGGCCGGGCCTCGACGCAGCACCGTCACCTCACACCCACCACCCACATCCACCACCAACACCAGATCCCCGACCAACAGCCGCGCACCACCAGCGACCACCTGCTCCGCGACAGCCACCGGCGCCTCCACCAGCCGAGGCTGCCCCAACCCCGCCCGATGCGCCGCCTGCCGCAACCACGTCCGCCGCCGAGGACCCCACCCCGCAGGCACCACCAACCGCACATCCCCCACCACACCACCGGCCACCCGCGCCGCGTCCCCCGCCACCTGCCCCAACACCGCCGCCACCACATCCACCGCCGCCACCTCACGGTCGGCCACCGTCACCGGCCCGTCCGGCAGCCGAACCACCGCCGGCACCAGCCGGTCCGGATCCACCTCCGCCCGCTGCCACACCCCCGACCCCGCCACCAACCCACCACCCGGCTCCACGAACACCGCACCCGGACACACCGGACCACCATCCCCCGGCAACGACACCCACCGGCCGTCCGGCCACACCACCACACCCACCGCGGTCACCGCACCGCAGTCAATCGACAGACAAGCCTCCCCAGGCCGCATCACGCCAGTGAACCACCTCGATCACCTCAGCGGGACCCCATCAAACAGCCCGTCGATCAGCCACCCCCAAGCGGGTCGCGGCTGGCAAGCCCGCAAACGCAAAACCGACGTCTTCGGTTCGCGTCGCCCAGCGCGTTGATCCGCGGCGCCCGCACCACGATCAGCTCGCCACCGTATCCTTGGCAACGATGTGGATTCGTGAGGTCGATTTCCCGGCTGTCCTGGTCGATGAGTTCACCGCTGGCAACCTGGTGTTGTTCGTCGGCGCCGGCGCCTCGTTCGACCCCCCAGCGAAATTGCCGTTGTTTGTGGACCTCGCCAGGCAGATTGCGGTCGATACCCGCCAGGACTTCGATGAGGCGGAGTTGCGGCGCCACCCTGACGTTCTGCTGGGCCGGATCGAGGATCGGGCCGTTGACGTCCACCACATTGTCAAGACGATCATCGGCGATCCCGCGTCAGCGCCGAACGACCTGCACCGGGCGATCGCGCGGCTTGCCGCGTCGGGCTCACCGGTGCGGATCGTGACCACGAACTACGACCTGCACCTGTCCGCAGCGCTGCGGGACTTGGGAGCGACCTTCACCGAGTACCGTGGCCCGGCCGTGCCGATGGGCGACGACTTCGACGGGATCGTGTACCTGCACGGCGACCTGACGCAGGAGCCCCGGCATCTCATCGCGACCGAAGGGGACCTCGGGCGCGCCTACCTGACCGACGCTTGGGCGGCACGGTTCGTCGAGCGCATGTTCGCCAGGTACACGGTGCTTTTCATCGGCTACAGCCACAACGACACGGTCATGCGGCTGATCGCCCGAGGCATCGGCGGTGCGAGAGCTCCGCGGTACGCACTCACGGATAAGGCGGACCGCGACGTCTGGAAGACGTACGGCGTCGTGCCGATCAGGTACAACGTTGTCGGGACCTCGCACGCCGCGCTCGCCGACTCGCTCAATGGCTGGGCGGAACTGACGTCCATGGGGCTGCACGATCATCGGCAACGGATCGCCCAGCTGGTGGGAGCGCCGCCGTCGCTCGTGCCAGAGGAGGACTCGTACCTCGAAGACGTTCTGGGCGACGTGGACCGTGTGCGGTTCTTCGCCGAGCTCGCCGAAGGTCCGGGATGGTTGGCGTGGGCCGCCCGGCGCTCGCCGTTCCAGGCCATGTTCCGTGCGGGCGCCCCGCACGACCAGCGCACCGTCGTGCTCGCCGACTGGTTCGTCGGCCGGTTCGTGATGGAGGAAACGCGGACGGAGGAAGCTCTGGCGGTCCTGCACGACGGCGGCAGCCTGCCTGCGCCTGTGCTGTGCGCCTCTCTGGGATGGCACCTGCACCGCCGGTCCGGACCGCGGCCGTCCTGGCTTGGCCCGTGGCTCGCGGTGCTGATCCAGCACGCCGGCGACGAGGACACGCGCTGGCTTGAGTACGCGCTGCTGAACTCTCGCTCACCTGCGGATCGGGCAGCGGCCCTGCTGCTGTTCGACCGCCTGACCCAGCCCCGCCTCCGACAGCGGGCCGGGATCCCCGGCGGGAAGCCGTCGTTCGATATCACCCTGCGTGGATCCGTGTACCACCTGGACAAGGCATTCGCGGAGGTCTTCCGGCCGATCCTCACCTACGTGGCCGCAGCCGCCGCGCTCCTGGCGATCGCGGACCGCCATCTGCGACGAATCTACGACCTGCTAACCGTCTCCGGGGAAGCACGAACCGGCTGGGATCCCGTGTCGTTCAGCCGCTACAGGATCGCACGCGACGCCGGCGACGAAGTCCGCCAGCCCGTGGACGCGCTCATCGACGCCGCCCGAGACTGCGTCGAGGCAGTGCTGGCAGCCGGCGGGCCCGCCGGGCCGGGCTACCTCGACACCTGGGCCGCCTCCGGCGTCCCGATCCTGCACCGGCTCGCCCTGCACGGCTGGACCCACCGCACCGACATCGACGCAACGGCCAAGATCGCCTGGCTCCGCACGACGGGCTGGCTCTTCGACCACCAACTGCGACCCGAGGTGTACGGCCTGATCGCGAACGCGCTGCCCGACGCCCTGGACGCCGAGGCGGATGCGCTGGTGACCGACACCCGGACCCTGCCGGTGGCCGGCCGGAACGACGAGCACGTCGCCTACGCGCGCTTCAACGCCCTGACCTGGCTGGTGCGGTCGGCACCCACCCTCCCATCGGCGCGGGCCGCGCTCGTCGAGCTCCAAGTCGCGTACCCACACTTCCAGACGCACGAACCTCCCGATCTCCCGCGCCCGCGGTTCGAGGTCAGAACCCGCACCGAACAGCCACCGATGACCGTCGGCGAACTGCACGAGCGGATCACGACCAACCCAGCAGCCGCAGTCGCGGAACTGCGGCGATACGAGCACGTGCAGCTGCAGTTCGACGGCCCTGACTGGAACGATGCCCTACGCGTGCTCACGGCCACTATTCACGATCACCCCGACGACGGGTTCGCCGTTCTAGCAGTCGACGAGCTACCCATCGACATCGTTTCCGCGGTGATCAACGGCTGGTCGGCGGCGCCGCTGAACTCGGAGACCGCCGTCGCCGTCGTGCAGGGCATTCTTGGTCTGGATCTCGCAGCGGTGGCCGACAGCGTCGCCCGGCTGCTGGTCGGCGGCGTCGCTGACGCGGCGAACGCGGCGAAGTGGCATCTGCTTGCGGAGGCGCGCGAACTAGCCGAGGTCCTGTGGGACGCGCTCGGGCCGGTTGACCCGCCGGACGGCGGACGCGACTGGTACACGCTGGCGATCAATCGGCCAGCCGGGCGGCTCGCGCAGTTCTGGGTCCGCGCAGTCTCCGCCGACTGGACCGCCGCCGGTGACGCCTGGCAAGGTCTGCCGTCAGAACTCCGTCGCCCACTCGAAACCATGCTCGGCCGGCACGACGGGCCCGCCTGGCTGGCCCAGCCCATCCTGACCGGCCAACTGGCATTCTTCTTAGGTGCCGACCGCTCCTGGTGCACGCAGTTCCTGCTCCCGCTGATGGCCTGGGCCAGTGACAAGGATGAGGACCGTCCCGTGCGGGCCTGGACCGGTTACCTCGCAACCGGTCGCATCACCAACGACCTGTTCGAAGCCGGACTTCGCGACGCCTACCTCGACGCCGTCGATCAGGCCGATCGGTTGCCGGACGATCTGCGCCGCATCCTGCCGGCACACCTCGCCGCGATCGCGGTCTACGGCTCGACCGATCCGCTCACCTGGGTGGAAGAATTCACCGCCCGGGCCGAAGAAGACCAGCGGATCGCATGGATCAGCGCGGTGGCGGACACGCTTGGCACCCTTGCACCGAACGTCGTCGAGCAGCAGTGGCAGCGCTGGATGCAGCGGTACTGGCAGCGTCGCCTCAACAGCGTCCCCACGGCCCTGACGTTGGGGGAGGCATCGGCGCTAGCGACCTGGGTCCCGTGGCTGACGGACTCACTGGCGGCCGGCGTCGACCTAGCCACGAGGCACCCGGCCGGACTCCCCGAAGGCCACACCCTCGACGATTGGAGCGACGAGCGCCTCGCGCAGGCGCCCGCCCTTCTTGCCCGGCTCCTCGCCCACCTGCTGACGGGCACGACTTCGCCGATCTGGGACGACGTCGATCGCGTGGCGCTGGCGGTCAAGGACGACGCGGAGCCAGCAAACTTTCGCGTCATCCGCGACCAGGCGTTACGCCTCGGCGTCTCCAGCGCCGCGAACTGGTGAGCTGGCTGTCCAATCCGACCCGCTGCCACGTGACGCGGATGCGTGCGAAAATGCGTCGAAGGCACTCCCGCTTGCCCGAACACTCGGCGTGGCTGCCGAATATGCGACGAGCCTAGCCCGTCCGTTTGCCGGGAGACGTGAGGTCGGCCTTCCTGCTGTCACATACGCCGGATCGCCTGCACGCCAGCTGACCCCGAACCAGAAAGCGCGAAACCCGACCCACCCACCGTCTGGAGGGCTGTCGGGTCAACTTCCTGGGTGCTACTGCCCCCGGCGGCAACGACCATACCGTCGGCTCACCGTCCTGCAACAAGCCCGTCGATGAGCCGCGCGGATTGGAGAGACACCTGGTGGCGGGGTGGACACGGCCCTCTCGCCGGGCGGGCCGTGGGGTGCTCCGGCCCGTACCGACGGCTGCGGGAAAAATCTTGGCCAGCGGACCTCACGCTGGGCCGTGTCTCGGGACCAACAGCGCAAGGGGCTCGTACGGTTACGGCTCGTTCTCGACAGACGGAGGTAGTCCCGAGGTGAATGTGGACGAGGGCTTGGTGTCGATGCCACCCACACCGCGGGCTGCCCGCCGTGTCGCCGTGCCGGAGAACTTCGACGAATTCTTCAAGCTGGCCTACAGACAGTTGATCACCACGGCGATGTACGCCGGGGCCAGCAAGGATGAGGCCGACGAGGCAACAGCGGCGACGATGCGGGAGGTGCTGCGCCGCTGGGGTGATCTCGATGACCGACTTGTCTACGCCCGCAGGGCGGTGATCAGTAACTTCATCAAGGAGCGCACCCGCAACCTCGACCGCGTCCGCCGTCGACAGGTCGAGCGGTTCGCGGGCACCGCCGAAGGCTGCGCCGATCCCAACATGACCGCATGGGAGGACGAGCAGTGGGTCCTGCGGATGCTGGATTCCCTGCCACCCGGTCAACGTGCCGTCATGGCCTTCGTCGTCGATGGCTTCACCCCCATTCAGATCTCCGCGTTGCTGGGGCGCTCCCCG from the Solwaraspora sp. WMMD1047 genome contains:
- a CDS encoding Hsp70 family protein translates to MTAVGVVVWPDGRWVSLPGDGGPVCPGAVFVEPGGGLVAGSGVWQRAEVDPDRLVPAVVRLPDGPVTVADREVAAVDVVAAVLGQVAGDAARVAGGVVGDVRLVVPAGWGPRRRTWLRQAAHRAGLGQPRLVEAPVAVAEQVVAGGARLLVGDLVLVVDVGGGCEVTVLRRGPAGFEVLATLSDPDGGGDAVDEALIRDLTRGRQVDGRGRWSLLAGVRAAKEALTRQPAVVVPVGDGPPVAVTGEVVRRVSGAVLARVEELTGRVLGAAEVPGDGLAGVYCVGGAAVMPGVVQAVAAATGVSPVVLPQSGIVAATGAAGAYGPAGGQASPEPAPAPAAVRRAALWVVPGLMSIVLVTQFLLHGQGLASSAGYRGSGAYLLVNWGELAMAAVFALVACLSAGAFLGAALTAADTPGRAVAPGARVGSGIVAACAIGLGVAGLYAVTASLFFGWPIGRFLGWALLPSAAVAVVAVATAVVAVWWRRVPAAGWDAFLAFPMSSVLAAGAGMMLLQYAMTASRWPGLLVWIDASGRVGGLLIGVGVAAAVVRRPLHRLVAGVPLAVFGAAVVSWQATGPLGLVYAVAVAAWWGQRLWQLAVSPLREPTGAR
- a CDS encoding SIR2 family protein, with the translated sequence MWIREVDFPAVLVDEFTAGNLVLFVGAGASFDPPAKLPLFVDLARQIAVDTRQDFDEAELRRHPDVLLGRIEDRAVDVHHIVKTIIGDPASAPNDLHRAIARLAASGSPVRIVTTNYDLHLSAALRDLGATFTEYRGPAVPMGDDFDGIVYLHGDLTQEPRHLIATEGDLGRAYLTDAWAARFVERMFARYTVLFIGYSHNDTVMRLIARGIGGARAPRYALTDKADRDVWKTYGVVPIRYNVVGTSHAALADSLNGWAELTSMGLHDHRQRIAQLVGAPPSLVPEEDSYLEDVLGDVDRVRFFAELAEGPGWLAWAARRSPFQAMFRAGAPHDQRTVVLADWFVGRFVMEETRTEEALAVLHDGGSLPAPVLCASLGWHLHRRSGPRPSWLGPWLAVLIQHAGDEDTRWLEYALLNSRSPADRAAALLLFDRLTQPRLRQRAGIPGGKPSFDITLRGSVYHLDKAFAEVFRPILTYVAAAAALLAIADRHLRRIYDLLTVSGEARTGWDPVSFSRYRIARDAGDEVRQPVDALIDAARDCVEAVLAAGGPAGPGYLDTWAASGVPILHRLALHGWTHRTDIDATAKIAWLRTTGWLFDHQLRPEVYGLIANALPDALDAEADALVTDTRTLPVAGRNDEHVAYARFNALTWLVRSAPTLPSARAALVELQVAYPHFQTHEPPDLPRPRFEVRTRTEQPPMTVGELHERITTNPAAAVAELRRYEHVQLQFDGPDWNDALRVLTATIHDHPDDGFAVLAVDELPIDIVSAVINGWSAAPLNSETAVAVVQGILGLDLAAVADSVARLLVGGVADAANAAKWHLLAEARELAEVLWDALGPVDPPDGGRDWYTLAINRPAGRLAQFWVRAVSADWTAAGDAWQGLPSELRRPLETMLGRHDGPAWLAQPILTGQLAFFLGADRSWCTQFLLPLMAWASDKDEDRPVRAWTGYLATGRITNDLFEAGLRDAYLDAVDQADRLPDDLRRILPAHLAAIAVYGSTDPLTWVEEFTARAEEDQRIAWISAVADTLGTLAPNVVEQQWQRWMQRYWQRRLNSVPTALTLGEASALATWVPWLTDSLAAGVDLATRHPAGLPEGHTLDDWSDERLAQAPALLARLLAHLLTGTTSPIWDDVDRVALAVKDDAEPANFRVIRDQALRLGVSSAANW
- a CDS encoding sigma-70 family RNA polymerase sigma factor produces the protein MNVDEGLVSMPPTPRAARRVAVPENFDEFFKLAYRQLITTAMYAGASKDEADEATAATMREVLRRWGDLDDRLVYARRAVISNFIKERTRNLDRVRRRQVERFAGTAEGCADPNMTAWEDEQWVLRMLDSLPPGQRAVMAFVVDGFTPIQISALLGRSPDAIRQSLRGARQRLKAALRREMAEEQAPRPSTNPARKEAR